Below is a window of Acidobacteriota bacterium DNA.
CATTTGTATGGGTTATTGACGCGGTATTTGAATGAGAAGCTGCCAGCGGGCGGGCGGTAACCAAGATACGGTACCGCGCGCGTGAGCAAGCGGAGGCTCAGACTAAGAGCCACTTATGCAAGATTGACGCGCCGCTTGCTCACGCGCGCGGTACTGTACTGACGCCGCGTTGTGTATCAAACCCTCTTGCAGACTGTGTTTGACGCTCTGCTCTCGTCTTGAGAGACTCGGTTTGATGAAAGGAACGCCGCTTTGCACGTCATCAGTAAGAAAAAGCTGCGTGATTTTTGGGCGCGAACCCCTGAAGCGCAACTACCGCTCGACAACTGGTATCGCGTAGCCAAGAAGGCGGCGTGGCAATCCATGGCGGAGGTGCGCGCCGTCTTCCCGCACGCGGATGCGGCTTACGATTGCACGGTCTTCAACATCGGCGGGAACAAATACCGGTTGATCATTGAGATCAGATACGACAGACAGGTGATCTATGTTAAACACGTCCTTACGCACAAAGACTACGACAAAGGCGCGTGGGAAAAAGACTGCGGCGCTTGAATTCGATCCGGCGAAGTACCGCAAGCTGGTGTCAAAGGCCATGCCTGCCGTCATCGAAACCGAAGCCGAGAACGAGCGCCTGCTCGCCATTGTCGAGCCGATGATGAAACGCGAACTTTCGACGGAAGAAGCCAAGCTTTTCGACCTGTTGGTTAAGCTCATCGAAGATTTCGAGGATCGGCATTACCCGCTGGGAGAAAGCTCGCCCACCGCCACGCTGCAATTTCTGCTGGAGCAGCGCGGCTTGCGTCAGCGCGACATCGTGCACCTCTTCGGTTCCAGCGGCGTCACCTCCGAAGTCATCAATGGCAACCGCGCGATCAGCAAAAAACTCGCCAAGTCACTGGCTGAGTTCTTCCACGTCTCGCCCGACTTGTTCATCTGATCCGAAACAGGTTGATATGGACTACTCAAAAATCATCACTATCGAACCCGATAAACGTAGCGGCAAGCCGTGCATTCGCGGTTTGCGGATGACCGTGACGGACGTATTGGAATATCTAGCGGGCGGTATGACACCGGAAGAAATCGTTGATAAATTTCCCGATCTCACATTGGAAGACATCCGTGCCTGCTTGGCTTTCGCGGCAGATCGTGAATGCAGGCTGGCTGCACCGCTTGTGATCTCAATTGCTGATACTCATGAACTAACTCAAAAGCGTCACGAATTAACTCAAAAAGCCCTGGATGCAATTCCTTCGTACCGCCAACCACCCAGAACTGTAGAAGAAATTGCCGCGACAATAGCTAAAGAATTTGGTGTTTCGCAGGAGCTCGCATCCGGTATTACATTGGCGACAATTGCTTTTCTGGATACTTTTGGTGTTATTGAGTGGGAAAAGTCTGTCTGTCAAATAAACGACCAGATATCTACCTATTTCCGAAACAGCCTAAGCTGGTACTTTGAGAATCATCAGCAACTACTATCCAATTGGGGACGCGAAGGCGTTGCTCGTGACATCAAGATCGATAATTTACTTGAACTAGCCCCTTACTTCCTCAAAGTAATGGAAGAAAGAAGACTGGAATTAAGCAAAGAACATAGGCTTGAGGCAGGATATTCCAGGTATCAAGCTGTAGCACTTACTCTGGTAAAAACTATAGAAGATGGAAAGCCCTGCTTTCTTCATCAGTGGGACACTCAGGCAGAGCAGTTTCAGATTATCGGGGGCAAACAAAGACCGGGTGAGAGGCCAATCGAAACAGCAAAACGAGAGTTCACTGAGGAGACTACTCAGCACAATTTGAGGTATGGCACCGAGTTCACACTTAACCTTCTTTGCCCAAACCCAATAGAGATGTGGCGAATATCGCCAACTTATGGGGCTCTGACCAAGTATGAGTTTTGGGTTTTCAGCGCTGAGTTAAAGCTTGCTGTACTACCATTGGGTCCGTTGGACAGATGGATTTCACTCGACGAGATGAAATCAGGAGCTACCCTAGACGGGCGTCCTATCAGTGACCCAAAACTTTATAGGTCACTTGAAGTAAACATCCCAGGCGTACTTGAAGGTTTACCGTTATCAATCCCTCCTTCACCAAAACAAAATTCCCTAAAAACCGTTTGGGATAATACTGTAATGCAACCAGGTTTTGCTGGATTCAAAATAGACTTGAAGAAGTTACTTCAGGATTGGTGGAGCAACCGTAAAAGAGGGAAGCTTAAGTAGCTAAAATGACATGCTAATTGCTCTGCAACCCGACGCCCCTGAAGCCGACATTCAGCGCGTCATCACTAAAGTTGAATCCTTCGCCCTGAAGGCCCATCTCATGCCCGGCGCAACCCGCACGGCCATCGGCGTCACGGGCAACACGGGGGCCGTAGACCCTGCGCCCTTCGCCGAAGTGCCCGGCGTGGCCGAGTGTGTGCGCATGACCAGGCCGTACAAGCTGGTCGGGCGCGATCTCAAGCACAACAAGCCGGTCATCAACGCTGCCGTGCTTTGGTTAAAGCCAAACCATGCGCGCAGACTCCGCGAAATTATCAGTGCGTCGTGAGGTCAAACTGACAATCCCAATGCGGTTCGCACAACGCGGCGGATCGCTCGGCATTCCTAGATGGCCGCCTTGGCATCGGCTTTGGTCGCGGTCAGACCGGGGTAGCGATAGCCGACGGCGTAGGGATTAAGGACGAGTAGCGCAGGCTGCATTCCTTGCCAAGTTGGTTCGGCTTGTAACACCAATTGATGCAGCACGGGCAAGTCGTGTGTGCGGCCAAAGGCCAACCCGGCCTCGACGAGGCGCGCTTTAAGGTATTTCTCAACGCACTGCTGGCAATGAAAGCAGACGCCATCGTGATTCGGGTCTTTGCGCACGCGGTTCAATTGCTGGGCGGCATTCCAATCGCCTTCGGCCTTGACCACCCATTCAGCGGTTATTGCCTTCATACATCACCTTTCCGTTTTCCAGAATCTCGCGCATAAAGTTATCGCCCATTGCCAGGCGTTCGTTGATTTGCGCTGGCGTCCGCACCAGCAAATCAAGCGGCAACACGCCGACACGCGGAATCACGCGTTTCAATATTTCCCCGGCCTGCCGGAACGGACTGCCCTTATATGGCATCACGACCAGCAAATCCACGTCCGATTCGACGCTCGGTTTGCCGTATGCCTGTGAGCCGAACAGGATAATTTTGTCCGGCTGAAACTCGCGCGCGATCTGGTCGCAGAGGGTTTGGATGTGGGCAAGGCGTTTCTTGCGATTGGCGGCGTCGCGATACCAGGGTAGATCGGGCAGCCCCGCTGGCACTGCGGCTTGGATTCCCTTGCGCGGTTGTTTGCTGACGGTCGTGGCGCTCATCGCATTGCTCCTGCCAAGC
It encodes the following:
- a CDS encoding nucleotidyltransferase domain-containing protein, with the translated sequence MSATTVSKQPRKGIQAAVPAGLPDLPWYRDAANRKKRLAHIQTLCDQIAREFQPDKIILFGSQAYGKPSVESDVDLLVVMPYKGSPFRQAGEILKRVIPRVGVLPLDLLVRTPAQINERLAMGDNFMREILENGKVMYEGNNR
- a CDS encoding type II toxin-antitoxin system HigB family toxin; the encoded protein is MHVISKKKLRDFWARTPEAQLPLDNWYRVAKKAAWQSMAEVRAVFPHADAAYDCTVFNIGGNKYRLIIEIRYDRQVIYVKHVLTHKDYDKGAWEKDCGA
- a CDS encoding transcriptional regulator → MPAVIETEAENERLLAIVEPMMKRELSTEEAKLFDLLVKLIEDFEDRHYPLGESSPTATLQFLLEQRGLRQRDIVHLFGSSGVTSEVINGNRAISKKLAKSLAEFFHVSPDLFI
- a CDS encoding DUF433 domain-containing protein, with product MDYSKIITIEPDKRSGKPCIRGLRMTVTDVLEYLAGGMTPEEIVDKFPDLTLEDIRACLAFAADRECRLAAPLVISIADTHELTQKRHELTQKALDAIPSYRQPPRTVEEIAATIAKEFGVSQELASGITLATIAFLDTFGVIEWEKSVCQINDQISTYFRNSLSWYFENHQQLLSNWGREGVARDIKIDNLLELAPYFLKVMEERRLELSKEHRLEAGYSRYQAVALTLVKTIEDGKPCFLHQWDTQAEQFQIIGGKQRPGERPIETAKREFTEETTQHNLRYGTEFTLNLLCPNPIEMWRISPTYGALTKYEFWVFSAELKLAVLPLGPLDRWISLDEMKSGATLDGRPISDPKLYRSLEVNIPGVLEGLPLSIPPSPKQNSLKTVWDNTVMQPGFAGFKIDLKKLLQDWWSNRKRGKLK
- a CDS encoding HEPN domain-containing protein; this encodes MKAITAEWVVKAEGDWNAAQQLNRVRKDPNHDGVCFHCQQCVEKYLKARLVEAGLAFGRTHDLPVLHQLVLQAEPTWQGMQPALLVLNPYAVGYRYPGLTATKADAKAAI